The Benincasa hispida cultivar B227 chromosome 9, ASM972705v1, whole genome shotgun sequence genome has a segment encoding these proteins:
- the LOC120085912 gene encoding (S)-coclaurine N-methyltransferase-like isoform X2, producing MAELIQMPYDVTVRLALASLERNLLPDAVVRRFTRLLLASRLRSGYKPSSQLQLSELLHFVHSLKEMPIAIKTDKPKAQHYEVPTSFFKLVLGKNLKYSCCYFNDKSSTLEDAEDAMLQMYCERSQLKDGHTVLDVGCGWGSLSLYIAQKYKNCRVTGICNSTTQKAYIEDQCQDLQLHNVNIIVADISTFEMEAEYDRIFSIEMFEHMKNYKDLLKKISVWMKQDSLLFVHHFCHKVFAYHFEDVNEDDWITRYFFEGGTMPSANVLLYFQDDVSIVDHWLVNGKHYSQTSEEWLKRMDKNADSIKPIMAATYGKDSAVKWTVYWRTFFIAVAELFGYNNGEEWMVSHFLFKKK from the exons ATGGCGGAGCTTATTCAGATGCCCTACGACGTCACTGTCCGTCTTGCATTGGCTTCTCTCGAACGGAATTTGTTGCCGGACGCTGTCGTAAGAAGGTTCACCCGCTTGTTACTCGCCTCTCGTCTTCGCTCCGGTTACAAGCCTTcctctcaacttcaactctccGAATTGCTCCATTTCGTACACT CTTTAAAGGAAATGCCCATAGCAATCAAGACTGATAAGCCAAAAGCTCAACACTATGAAGTACCGACCTCCTTCTTCAAGTTGGTTTTGGGTAAAAATCTCAAGTACAG TTGTTGCTATTTCAATGACAAGTCAAGTACTTTGGAGGATGCTGAGGATGCAATGCTACAAATGTATTGCGAAAGGTCACAACTGAAGGATGGTCACACAGTTCTTGATGTTGGATGTGGCTGGGGGTCACTCTCATTGTACATTGCCCAAAAGTATAAGAATTGCAGGGTAACAGGAATTTGCAATTCAACCACGCAGAAAGCTTATATTGAGGATCAGTGCCA GGATCTTCAACTGCATAATGTCAACATCATAGTTGCAGACATTAGCACATTTgaaatggaagctgaatatgaCAGAATATTTTCCATTGAAATGTTTGAA CATATGAAGAACTACAAGGATCTTCTCAAGAAAATATCAGTTTGGATGAAACAGGATAGTCTCCTTTTTGTTCATCATTTTTGCCATAAGGTTTTTGCCTACCACTTTGAG GATGTAAATGAAGATGATTGGATTACTAGATACTTCTTCGAAGGTGGTACAATGCCTTCCGCAAATGTACTTCTCTATTTCCAG GATGATGTTTCGATTGTAGACCATTGGCTTGTGAATGGCAAACACTATTCTCAAACAAG TGAAGAGTGGCTCAAAAGAATGGACAAGAATGCGGATTCAATAAAACCAATCATGGCAGCTACTTATGGCAAGGACTCGGCTGTAAAGTGGACTGTTTATTGGAGAACATTCTTTATTGCAGTGGCTGAGTTGTTTGGGTACAACAATGGAGAAGAATGGATGGTTAGCCATTTCCTGTTCAAGAAGAAATGA